The nucleotide window ATATTAAGCTGTCATGCCTCACTCTTCCGTAATctactaatctattttctgtctctatgcatttacctcttctggacatttcatataaaatggaatcatgcaatgCAATATATGGCCTTGTAtgtctggctgctttcacatAGCATAGTGCTTTTTAGGTTCATCCACGTGGTAGCATGTGCCAgtgctttgttcctttttatggcaGAATAATATTCTGCTATGTGGAtgcaccacattttgtttatccattcatctgtagaTGGACATTTGTTGTTTCCATCtttgggctattgtgaatagagctgctataaacatttgtatagAAGTATTTGTTAGAACACctgctttcaattcctttgggTACATACATCAGAGTGGAACTGCTGGGGCATATGCTGATTCCATGTTACACCTTGTAACATTTTATACCACACAGATGAATCCCATTTTTATAAAGTTGGCCCACTACGACCCTTGGTTTTTGATTTGGGCTGTTTGTTGGAATCACCTGCATAGCTTTAACTGGACTAATGCTGGGTTCCACTGCTGAAGATTCTGATGTAATTGGTCGGGTGTATATCTTGGGCATTGTGAGTTGTGGGTTGGTTAAAAGTTCCTcaggtggccctggccagtgtggctcagttggtagagtGTTGTCCACTCTACCAACTCACAAATGGTGAAATGGtccccggttcaattcccagccggggcatgtgcaagaggcgaCTGATCGGTGTTTTCCTTTCATATTGGTGTttgtctccctgtttctccctcttttcccatctctaaaaataagtaaaatttttttttaaagttcctcaGGTGGGTCTCATGTGCAACTCACATAGAGAATTATTCTAGACTCCTCCTTGCAGTCTACTTGTAGTAATAACTTCAATATTCTTATACTTGGTATCTTGCTTTCTACACTGGGGCAGACTTCCACATAGTCCTTGAAGGACCGGTCCCTTGGTGAGATTTAATGCTGTGACAACAGTGGCTTATGGAGCCTATTCTTAGCTTTGCTCAATGCTTTCACAGCTGTTTCAAGCATTCCAACTCATCTGTTCCTCATAATTGTCCACCtgttatagatgaagaaactgagatgcaGCAAGGTTGTGTGAgatgagaaacaaaaacagaaatgaaagtcTGAGAGAGCAGGAATGAAAGGCAGTGGTCATGGGAGTTTATGAGAGAACCAGAGTGAGAAGCCACACCCTCAGGATTAATGTTTCTAGACTGAATGCTTTGGAAGAAGCCCCACATGTGAATCCTGGAGCTATAACAGAGGCTGGCTCAGCTGTGGCCAGTCCTTCTGAGTTTCTCATCTCCCCTCTGTACCTCAGACTGGGAATAAAAGCACTgaatagccttttcagattttcACATGGATCCTTTCCAAAAATACCAGTGTGAGAACAGGAATTGCTAAGAACTGCCAATGTTTGACCTCTTCTCACAAACTgtgatctttattttaatttggtaAATGTTTTTCTGGCTAAAGCATTCCCATGGAACTCACCTCTGAACAGCCAAGATTTGTTTTTGGAATGATCACTGCTGATTCCAGGAGAAGCCACTTTTCATTTGGATTTGGAAAAATTAGGGATAGCCTAAACAAATTGGAATTCACTTTCCTGTATTGGCAATGAATGGTAAGGAGCTTCCTTTTAGTTGAAGGGCACTGTCTGGTCTtgaattttagttttctctttcaaGGAAAAGAGTTCACAAGGTTCctcagggaaagggggaggggccctgaggaggAAATGGATTCTCTTACAGTGTTGGTAATGTCTCTCACTCCAGAGATTAAGGGAAATTGCCTTACTCAGGATGTTGCTCAGGAATGTAGTTGCAAACCAGAGAACCCACTATAGGTCGTTCAGGCTGAGAAGGGGTTTATTTAGGCATGTTAGTTGTTCCCAGGCTTCCTAGTTGGAGACCCACTGCCTGGAACGATGCCTAAACCAGGTAGTGGTGCAGTTGTAGCAAAGAACATGTGGACACCACCACTGGCAACCCACCTGGAAGCTCATGGAAGTCAAGCTGGGTGCTGGGTGTCAGAAATTCCATCATGGCAGCCTAAAAGGCAGGTGCCCTTGCCTGGTGCCCGTGCCATCATACTGTCCAGAAAATGGTTACTGCCTGACACCTACTTCTGAATCCAAGTCTCACTGGGTGTATGTGATCCACAAAGCTAGGTCACGTGCTTGGGCCCTAGCTGCAAGGCAATGGGGAAAGTTTCTGGTTTCAACCTGGAAGAGGCAGGATTTACAAGGTAGGAAACTCCCTAAGTGTAGAAAGAGTGCTTACAAGGTTCTGGGGAGCCAGAAACCATCTCTAATGTCCACTATTATCAGACATGGTTTTGTCACAAGGGACAGAAATCTACTTGTCCACGCAGATGGTTTGAGTGGGTTTCTGAAATGAAAACAGGGAAATGTCACAGAAACAGCTATAGCAGGGCGTTACAGAGCTGGCTAGCAGCTTCCCACACTCCCTGACCTCCAGCTTTGTCTTTCTCACATTGGTTCTAGTCTCTCAGCACACCAGCTTCCTCACCTTGTCCTTATGTAACATGGGAGCCCCAAACTagggagctgcttaagtgttcatAATATTacggaaaaaaaaaccccacttaaAGGAATAGCATTATGTGGACATCCCATTTATTACTCACACTACAAGGGAGTGCACTGATGGCAGCAGGCTTGTGTGAGAGAGACAACACCTCCTCCACTCTGAGGCTTGTTATACagggtcccagacaaaggaggTACATGTCCTACTTgtgactctaaactacattacCTCTGTGTACATGCagaaagaaaaggtcaagaagcagtcacaggaccaGAAGCTGCTCCCAAAAGAAGGTAAGGAGGGAGTTATaatccattcccaaaacaatacattccttctggccagggagagaggaagggccaTGTCCATTGACCCCACACCTTGGTTGCTGCTTCCCTATAGCTTTGATCTGCACATGGCTTTGGTACAAATTCCAGCCTTGAAGACATACAGGTTGGTTTTCACATGATTTCACTGTCTGTTCCATGTTCACAGGGAAGGAATGAATGTGACTCTGCTTGGGCCAAATATTCGCCCTCGGCCCAAATAGCTGTGGTTGGGAGGAGGCGGTAGAGACACATGGAACTCTGGGCGAGGTGTTTTTTTCCTTAGACATGGTGGTTGGCAACAGCTACTGCTAGACCATGGAAAAATGAGAGCCAGAAGGTCCCGCAAAGGTCAGGAAGTGCAGGCCCTTCAGCTCACAAAGAAGTGGAACCTCAGAAAGGTTAGGTATATGGGGCGGGGAGTACTACAGTATActggaaagacaaaaaaacaaagattggTGTTGATTAACCatcctgaacctcagtttcctcttttgtgagAAAAGAATACTACTTTGTAGGATTGTCatcttaagtgaaataatgtatgtagCAAGGTTAGCCCTGAGCAAACACTAAAAGTTGGTTGTTAATAAGAACAAATGAAAcccataaaatttaatttgagtAGCATTATACAGCTCATATCACCCAGATAACATTCCTAAACCATGTCCTGTACATATTTGCTGTCTTGCACTGGAGCCCATCTGTAGGCCTTGTTCTCTGGAGCTCCTAGTGCCATTGCCAGCAGCCTTGTTCTAGGACTGCATAGAAATGCTTTCACACAGTATGTATGCTTTTGGTTAAGTTTCTTTGCTCAACATAActtgtttgttcctttttgttccaAGTAGAATtctgatatataaataaattataatttgtttCTGTACTAAACTGTTGGCtaatttccagtttttatttatcACGAATAAGCcactatgaacattcttgtatagtctttatgcaaacattttttttttcatttcacttgggtaaatacttaggagtggaattgttgagtCATAGGGAAGGCATATGTTTAGATTTAATAGACACTGCCAAAGTTTTCCAAAGTTATTGAACTATTTTCcactcccaccaacaatgtaaGAGAATCCAGTTGTTCtatattctcaccaacatttggAGTTGTCAGTCTTTCAAATTTTAGTTATTCTACTGGGTGTGTAGGGAAATCTCACTGTAGCTTTAAATGCacttccctaatggctaatgatgttgagcacctttgcATGTGCTTAATGGCTATTTAATATGTTCTTTTGCAGTGTTCCagtcttttgcatttttatttagttgTCTTTCATTATTCACTTTAGATGTTTTTCTATTCTGTCCACAAGCCACATATAAAGTACTCCTTCCCTTAATGGtatctttccctccttctctctcttcctcccttcacccctctctctctaaaaagaaaacaagtttattgaggtataatttgacATAGAACAAaccaaacacatttaaaatgaacCTTCATGAAACCATCAATCAACATACTCAAGATCAAGATAATAAACATAGTCATCACTCCCAAGATTCAAGCCAATTTATaatccctctctcctgccctaccctgcctccccaaccctccccaagcaaccactgatctgttacTATATACTAATCTTCAGCttctataattttatgtaaatggaatcatatagtatgtactTTTCTTCAtctggtttctttaattcagcaGAGTTGTCTTGAGCTTCATCCATTTTGCACATATCAattgttcattcctttttatcactgagtagtattccattgtgtggataatcataatttgtttacccattcaattctttttttttttttgaggtataatgGCACAACAGCTTTAATACAACCACCAAtcttcacaaaataattttaatactttgTGTCCGGGCTAGCAGCATGTCGCACTGTGACATTCCTATACATACATAAGCATTTTATCTAAGTACAAATGTTGAAAGCAGAGTAACGTAATCAACTGCCTATACAAAGGTAAGTAGACACtgtagattattttttttcttgaatttttgctGCATAGTAAATTGCAATTACATGTCAGTATGATGTTACTGATCTATAGAATACACTTTGAACTGTGAGGTATGGCAACTCCCTAAAAAGAGAGCTAACATGTAAACCTGAATattttgagtgatttttttttttagctgccaTGGATAGgtaagacaaaaaaagaagaaaaaaagaaatccagcaTTCAAAGACctagaaacttattttttaaccaaaaaaataaaataaaatcttttagtaATTCTCAGCTATTTCTTAACATTGCCTTTTTTGGAGCATTGTTGAATGgacaacaataaagtaaatacTAAAGTGAAGCTTTGTTGTGGAAGTGTGGGCTAagccagttatttaaaaaaaaaaaagtctaccaGGTAACTGCTCATTTACTTTACATCAAGTTAAGACcctgatatatgtatatatgcatatatacacacccCAACTTTATAATTCAAGAATGCAGTTAAATACTTCTAATTTACTTGAATTACCATGGTAATAAGACAATTAGAAACCCTGTATTTTCTAAAAAGGACATGCTTAACATTTTCTGAACATTACTTCTAAATTCAGGTGAAGCACAAAATCCCCCCAAAACATATATTCTGCTCTAAAAGTTAAGTAGTTGAGAGTTCATAGCAAGAACTATAACAAATTTAACATTTCCACCATGAAGtagataaaaataagcaaaagtaaCTGCTATTTAAACATCTactagataaaaaaatatgaaccagTTAACTGAAATTAGAAGGTAAGACTGCCATTCCAGtttgaatattttcaatatttaagcTTCACACTTTCAAAATGGACAATAAAACAGTTGTCCCATGTCTTAATGCAATTAGGGTCACTTTAAATTCTGTGCCCAGATTacatatttaatgtttaaaatttggTACTATATCACTTAcacattattcaaatatttagaaaataaatcatgATTGGCTAAATGTAATTAACTATCACAACACATCAGTGGAAATAaaggaattacagaaatggaaCCAACTGGAAAAATGGGAAGAACTAGTTGAACATTAGGTGGAAGAACGGATCCAAGACAAAACATATTTGCAATGTTCTTatatgaaaggaagaataaacatgtTTTGTCCACATGACAGTCCCTTTTCCTAGTGTTTGTGAGAGATGGTCTTCAATATACAGTGCTGGGCAGGCACTTTAGTGACAACATAAAAATTACAGTGGTTAGGAAAAGTGGAAAATTACCAActataaattaaaacataaccaaatgtatattttttggCCCAACTACTAGAGAGTCATGTGTGCTtaagaaactaattttaaaagtctttacctaattttaaaacctaaatgtACTACTAGGAAGATTCTTTTGAGCAGAGTTTCTGCTAAATGAAGCATCATATATTATAGATTACAAGAGAGATCTTTGCTGACTTACCCAATACTGCTCTATTTACAGGAAAGCTGTGTTACCTGGCACTTTACCAACAGGAATTTCTGAACACTTAATGCAAATCTTGACTCTACCACACCAAATGACCTAatcacacaacagaatacaagaccaCAGTGGAATTAACAGTATTTGTTTTCAGGGTGGTAaaatagagaaagggaaaggagatgaGAAGAGGAATAACACCTGGGTCATCAGGAATTAACTCTTAATTAACAAAgcaattttaattcatttctacTCTCCTGCTATGCTGGATAAAAGAAGCTTTTACTGTATTATTACATTTTAGGGAGGAAAAGCCAAGCAAGTAACTTGGTGTAATGTTACCTTGCATAGTACCTATTGGCAGGTACCAAGGGAACGGATGGAAATAAAGCACCTCAAGAGAGGACTGATAAAAGTGAGATAGAAAGGCGTTTTGTTTGTGCTAACCTAAATTAtcaactaaaaaatttaaaacactcccctcctcccttacGACAcacttaaaatagcaaaaatgtttttcttagaacaatatataaataaaaatagggaaaGACAGGATCTATGAAATGACTTTAGATTAACTCAAGGTAAAGAACTgattaaaacactaatttaaaacatACTCAAGTCTCCCACAAATCAATTTCCCCAGTAAATGAACCTTCAAAGAAAAGCTTCTATCTGAGCCAGAACAACCTCAAAGAGTCATTAAGACAATATTAAATAAGgagtaaatatttccaaattatttaCTGAGGTTTCTTCAAGCCTCAGattgttaaaatttttcattgttctaCATACTAATTTAGAGGTCATgaggatttatttttagttttttttttttttttaatgatgcaaggcacttttcttttttgggcttcatttaggaaaaaaatactgctacattGGTTTATATTCTATTTAGAACCATTTTggacaaagaaaaacaagctaagcaactctaaaaagaacacacacatttgGCTTTTGAGAAATGCAAAAAGCATCTTTTGTTCATTAAACTTTTTCTATAGACTAAACAAATTAGAAAGATAATAGGAAAGGAAGCAGTACTTGGATCATCTTTAAGTAGTTGGCTAATGTCATGATTTAAAGATTAGTAATAAtcaagaagtttttttaaaaaacagattgaGTTATTTAATTATACTAAGAAAGAAATGTGCAAGATTCCTGCATTTGTTAATGTTTCTGTAAGAGGTTCCatcataaaattgaactgtaaaattattttgaaatgtaatatATAGAACACAATGAATTTTTAGCAAACTTTAGGAAATTCTTTTGTTATAAATTACCCAGATTTTATAAACAAATCCCCCTAACTTGCATTTAGTTTAAAGTAATAACTATATCATACAAATAAATTTCAAGTATGAAAAGTGCATTATTGCAATAATACCTCTTTGCAAGTCCAAAATtctttgtttataataaaattgtaaagtgttaaaaaaaaaagagagagagagagagagaaaaggagtgaAACCATCAGTGCCATCTAATGCAGAAATCCAACATCTTAAAATGTTGCTTAACAGATTGTAAAGAAACACATCTGGAAGCAACATACAATTGAAAAGAAACTACTTGtgtttttaccattttacattattattgtcTCTAGTGTTTTTTCCTTCCCCAAAAGAAATTCACATCTTCTATAACATTGCTCTTGATTCAGCCATTCTGTGCAGTCGCAACTTGCATGCTTCCAAAATCATCATCTTCTTCGTGTTCTCTTCAAACTGCCTGTGGTACCAGAATGAACAGATAACGACCTTTCCATCTGGAGTGGTGACATCATCTGTATTGTTAATTTTGCTAGGTAGATGGCTTCATATTCCTGAAGTTGATGGACAAATCCAGCATTAGGATTAATACAAAATCTTCTTTCTTGAACATAAGCAAATGCATCTCTGTACTTCATTCCAAATGTTTCCATAATATATGCAATAACAAAGGCAGCACTCCTGGAAATCCCTGCATTTCCATGGACTAGAACTTTTCCTCCAGCTTGTAAGCTCCCATCAATAAATTCTTTAGTCATGGGGAAAAAACGTATTATATTTTCAACTGGATTATCTGCAATATCCAAAACTAAATATCTAAATAATTGTTGAAAGTTTGGTTTAATAAAGTTTGCTTCAATATTTTGTCTTATGCATATTATATGGGTTATTCCATGTTTCTGTAGTATAGGTAGCTGCATCTCTCGTCTCATAGGGTAGGTCCACTCCTCGGCGTCTTCTTTGcactgtgggagagaggggaactCCAGCTTCAAGTCCTCCATGATCCCGGCCGGCTGACTGGTGGGTGAGATGGGAGTAGGAGTTATTCGCCAGCCCGACCCTCGGGCTGGCAGTAAGAGGGAGCGCCGGTAAACCGGAGGGCTGACGGACGGGCAGCGGCCTTACTACTAACACACGCAGACCAAAGGGTCCCGGCGactccggcggcggcggcgaccacagaggggaagaggagggttAGGCGGCTCATACCGGGCCGCCATTATGCTGCAGGATCCCTAACCCCGAG belongs to Phyllostomus discolor isolate MPI-MPIP mPhyDis1 chromosome X, mPhyDis1.pri.v3, whole genome shotgun sequence and includes:
- the LOC118498596 gene encoding serine/threonine/tyrosine-interacting protein-like encodes the protein MEDLKLEFPSLPQCKEDAEEWTYPMRREMQLPILQKHGITHIICIRQNIEANFIKPNFQQLFRYLVLDIADNPVENIIRFFPMTKEFIDGSLQAGGKVLVHGNAGISRSAAFVIAYIMETFGMKYRDAFAYVQERRFCINPNAGFVHQLQEYEAIYLAKLTIQMMSPLQMERSLSVHSGTTGSLKRTRRR